A window of Gossypium raimondii isolate GPD5lz chromosome 7, ASM2569854v1, whole genome shotgun sequence genomic DNA:
AACAAAGATTAAGAATGTGTCAAACAAGAAAACCGTGACAGTTTGGAGCTGGAAGCAATTGGGAAAAGGGTGCATACCAAAAATAGTCAGAGAGGACACTTCCAACAAAGCCGTTTGCGAGGACTACTTCATCCAATTTAGCAGAGTGTGGAATTGTAAATTTGGGTTCTATTCCCAAGGCTGTCAAAGGCCAAACTGAACCAGTATTTATAGGAATGATTAGTATGATGATTAAACCTCGGGAAAGCAGGATACACTCTTGAGTTGAAAGTCTACtgatttttacaataatttagAAACCGACAATGACATAGATTACCAAATCAAACAACTCTTACCAAGCCACCAAAGTGCTACAAGTGTAAAGAGTCCGATGTATCCAAACAATTTTTGAACATCAACCCTTTCTCCTTCCTCGCCTGCAAACTTCTTAAGCAGAACTGCAACATATTGGAGAAATGGAAGAGAATATCACAATTTGCCTTTAGAATGGATAATagtgaatgaattaaaataagataCTCAGCCAGACCTGTAAATAACCCATATGACATGGCTGATAGAAGGCCAAAAAGATCGCCAACAAGAGAGCGTTTCCCATTGCTAAACACAAACATTAACTGTCAATGTTAAAAACATACATCACAAAGAGCAagctaataaataaaaaatccctAAGCACTAATAGCATATCCAATGAAACATATAACAACCGAACTGAACACTCAAACTACATGCATGATACTGCTACAGTTATAGCCAAATGGAAGTACCATTAATTACAATATCAAAATGCTTTTAGTCAAAGTAATTTACTTTCATCTGACTTTTTGGCCAAGTGAAAGAGATCTTCTACAGGATGAAACTTAATTATCACTTTTCATTTGATAATAACAAAAGCCCTGCAGTTCATCAAAGCAAgcaagaaaattttcaattatagaAGGAAGCCATCCCAATCACTAAAAAGCATTTCTTTACCACAATCGAGAATACTGTTGCagaaagatgtaatgattaACTAAACTGCTTTAAAAGAAACTAAACTGCTTTAAAAGAAACCAAAGCTACACTTGCAAAAAGAACTTCCGAGGCTGTGTATAATCCACTCACTCTCTTCTTCAAAATATAGTGGCTTTGGCAGCAGTACCAACTATAAACCATATGTGCATAAGCATATAGCATGTATATCACGTATACATGAATGGATATTTATGATAAATGGCATAGAGTTCTAGCAAGACAGCATAGTCCTGAATAACAAGCACCAAGGTTATACATGCTAAGAAATTAAAGATGCGAGGAACTTACGCAGAACCTATAGAATCGTCAGCAGCCCAAGTTTTTCCTAGAGTGGTCATGACAACACCAGCCATGCTGACAAATACAGCAACCACCTTTGCAACATTTAATGAATCTTGACCCAGAAAAGCAccaataaaaagtgtaaaaagtCCTGCAGTAGAGGACAGCACTGTTGTACTTGCAACACTTGTACGTGCAAGAGCAGCATTTGATAAATACTGCAACAACCAAACACCATTATCAATAACTCTTTTAGTTCCTTTCTGCATATGATTCATATCCAAAATTACTGCAGAATCTTTCCCGGTACAACTCTGGAGAATCCTTTGCTTAATTTCCAAAGGTACAGTGCCAAACTTAACTTGAGGCCAAACTTTAACCCAAAAAAAACGCGAAAAAGAAAAGACGGATACAAAAAAATTGCTTTGCAATTATTACCTCTGTTACAAACCAGATAGGAGCAATATAAAATCCAATGGTAGCAATCTCCCTTGTAGTAAGCTGTTTGTCCTGTTTCAGAAACTGAACTTCATCTTTTTGTTTAGAAACCAACGGCTTACCCTCTATGTGAGGTGAAAAATCTGCATCACTGTCCTTCCTAACCAAAGTCCCTTGAAGTtccatttcatatattttgtgcCTTAAAGGAGAATTGAGTTCGTTGGAAGTCTCATCTGTGCTTTCTatatctttaacagttttagaAGAACGACGTCTTAGCAAGTTACATACCCAATCCTTTATAAACGCTATTGGAAGGTAAATTACCATAAGAGAAGCTCCAAGATATGTAACCGCAAATGGCTGCTTATAGTCAGCAAAGATATCCTGTATGCAAGATATCAGTTAGTCTGAATTGACTTAGCTTTGAAACTGCGCAATGCATTCCAGAAACATGATAATATGCAAGAATTTGGAGTTCGAAAAAGAACACAAAGCCCCAAAAATGTTCTAATCAACAACCATATAAAGCCCTCAAAATTGCATTTAGATATTATAAATGCAtggatttttcattttgatagcTAAATAGAACAGAATTTTTACAGGTTTCAATCATTCATTGGCATTAAGTAATAATTGCATCTATGAGCTTGGAATAGCTGACATCGTGAAATACCATTAAATGCTATTCTTTCCTGAAAAGCAATCAAGAAACGTATTccaccatttaaaaattaaataaataaacagagagCCAATCAACAATGAATTATGCAAACATATGACTAAGGCGaattagaaatgaaataaaacccaattaattaattaacaaccAATATGAAAACATACGATGggttaatgaaattaaatcgaaatactataaacaaaattaatcaatACAAACACAACCGGTACGAAATTCGAAATATATTCGAAACTAGACCAAATAAATTCTTACAGGAGGCAAAAATAATGAGACTTAAACTAGAACAGAATACGAATAGAAACCATAGATGATTCCCACATGATGGGACTTGAAACTGGAGGCTCAAGCGCCCAGGCGGCAAAACAGCCAAGCCTCATTGGCATAAGGAAAGAACTTTTAAACGTTGAATTGTACATGAAATGTTAATAATTGCAGCAACCTAATCCAAACCAATTCATAAAGAGAAGATGAACTAATTGATCAAGGACGCGCACAAATGCATAGTTATggataattcaattaaaattaacaacTGAAATTCGgagaaacttaattttttttaaaaaaacggaagaaaagaaaactaaccTGGGTTACTTCTGCAGAAGTTACCCAAATAACAACAACGGTACCTATCAAGAACAAGCCAGCCTTATATCTCAAACCCATTACAGATCAGAGAAAGACCCAGattcagaaagaaaaaaaaaagagaacacAGGGATTTCAAAGATCTAACAGCTACAGCTAGATCTTTAAGcaaattttggggtttttgatcCGCCACCGACAAAGTAAATGTAAGATCCAAGATGGCGCAGGCTTCAATATTGAATCTTTATGGAAAAGGAGATAGAATTGTAGGAGGCGGCAGGTATGGAGTAGCCAAAAGAGGAGGGAAGACTCTTGCGAATACTACCCAAAAACAAAAAGTCCTATTAACTAAAACAAGAGAGAgagaaggattaaattgtaaatcaaTTTCTCCTTTGCGtcaatttaactttttctttttttgttttgttcgtGGGTCAAAATGACACGACTCAtatgataattatttaaaaataaaaggtcttattctaaatttagtccctttatatttaatttatgaccGATGTAATCTACAAAATTGAGGATAATCAGTTATTGGTAAACACATTTTAAAGATACAAATGAATAGTGTTACTTACTTAGGCCAATTTTAGATTcgaataaattaaagtataaagattagtTTGTTATAGGTAAAAATACCATGGAGATTTTTGCTTAAGAGTTAGATTGCAATTTGCTCCTTCtactaaaaataagtaaattactCTCTGTaagattaaatagtaaattggTCTTTCTATTACAAAGTTCATACATATTTACTGTTACAAGTGACACATCACGTATC
This region includes:
- the LOC105771369 gene encoding uncharacterized vacuolar membrane protein YML018C; the encoded protein is MGLRYKAGLFLIGTVVVIWVTSAEVTQDIFADYKQPFAVTYLGASLMVIYLPIAFIKDWVCNLLRRRSSKTVKDIESTDETSNELNSPLRHKIYEMELQGTLVRKDSDADFSPHIEGKPLVSKQKDEVQFLKQDKQLTTREIATIGFYIAPIWFVTEYLSNAALARTSVASTTVLSSTAGLFTLFIGAFLGQDSLNVAKVVAVFVSMAGVVMTTLGKTWAADDSIGSANGKRSLVGDLFGLLSAMSYGLFTVLLKKFAGEEGERVDVQKLFGYIGLFTLVALWWLVWPLTALGIEPKFTIPHSAKLDEVVLANGFVGSVLSDYFWALCVVWTTPLVATLGMSLTIPLAMVADMLIHGRHYSAIYILGSAQVFAGFVIANLSDWMSRKLGL